Proteins encoded together in one Bradyrhizobium sp. PSBB068 window:
- a CDS encoding invasion associated locus B family protein yields MNFRILAAPVRPHGRVVALMAATAFSAALLVPAAQAQQPAAPAPAAPKAAPKAAPKAAPKAAPAAPAPAAQAPAAAGAPPAAAAGQQPAQDQQIQLIYAPWTKFCLKGQEANAKQVCFTGKDGRIESGQPVIAAVIIEPEGEPKKILRVTLPLGMQLVHGTRVIVDGNPPQQAPYVICFQNGCMSDYEATPELIANMKKGQNLVVQAINSNGAPLTLPLPLNTEFAKAFDGPPTDPKVFEENSKKLQEELQKRAEEQRKKLEGAGAAGATPAPANPAAK; encoded by the coding sequence ATGAATTTCCGTATCTTGGCCGCCCCGGTCCGGCCGCATGGGCGAGTTGTTGCCCTGATGGCGGCGACGGCATTCTCTGCAGCGCTCCTGGTTCCTGCCGCGCAGGCCCAGCAGCCGGCAGCGCCGGCGCCCGCGGCACCGAAGGCCGCGCCCAAGGCGGCACCCAAGGCAGCTCCGAAGGCGGCTCCGGCAGCCCCGGCGCCCGCAGCCCAGGCACCGGCCGCAGCAGGTGCGCCGCCCGCCGCGGCCGCCGGCCAGCAGCCCGCCCAGGATCAGCAGATCCAGCTCATCTACGCCCCCTGGACCAAGTTCTGCCTGAAGGGCCAGGAAGCCAACGCCAAGCAGGTGTGCTTCACCGGCAAGGACGGCCGCATCGAGTCCGGCCAGCCTGTGATCGCCGCCGTGATCATCGAGCCGGAAGGCGAGCCGAAGAAGATCCTGCGCGTCACGCTGCCGCTCGGCATGCAGCTCGTGCACGGCACCCGCGTCATCGTCGACGGTAACCCGCCGCAGCAGGCGCCCTACGTGATCTGCTTCCAGAACGGCTGCATGTCCGACTATGAAGCAACCCCCGAGCTGATCGCCAACATGAAGAAGGGCCAGAACCTCGTGGTCCAGGCGATCAATTCGAACGGCGCGCCGCTGACGCTGCCGCTGCCGCTCAACACCGAATTCGCCAAGGCGTTCGACGGCCCGCCGACCGATCCGAAGGTGTTCGAGGAAAACTCGAAGAAGCTGCAGGAAGAGTTGCAGAAGCGTGCCGAAGAGCAGCGCAAGAAGCTGGAAGGCGCGGGCGCTGCCGGTGCGACGCCGGCTCCAGCCAACCCGGCGGCCAAGTAA
- a CDS encoding GGDEF domain-containing protein: protein MSQQGPVLIVSASAKPPFATVLDETKLFPVVVTDWNEVGRAIEQVKPAAIIAAAEGVDFVTLSGLAKRAAARAPYLPLIAVDPATTLPDTVIAFFQKKGLPDRLVARLNASLRVRALHATVMRRLVPPAPVALTDIDPVGEATTLLIGRGGAYPTLSVALGERAGVVGALSIEAAAKHLSNRDIDGIVLAEGFTPRVMDAFLTVLTEDVRFRPLPVIVTSGELTPRYELPNLEIVTAGPTRVADMALPMIRQHAFEARLGRMLKAIDAKGLIDPRTGLLTKAAFERDFATAVYHTAERGGALSVARFTFDNVQPRAQFDGARIISRLMRQADFGAVYDDRSLVVAFAGTDLRNAQAITRRLASVMRHTQNGRRDVRAEPAVSVATLLPGDSTMSLLGRLFGTPERAAS from the coding sequence ATGTCTCAACAAGGTCCGGTTCTCATCGTCTCGGCATCGGCAAAGCCGCCGTTTGCCACGGTCCTCGATGAAACCAAGCTGTTTCCGGTCGTGGTCACCGACTGGAACGAGGTCGGGCGCGCCATCGAGCAGGTCAAGCCGGCCGCGATCATCGCGGCCGCCGAGGGCGTCGACTTCGTCACCCTGTCGGGGCTTGCCAAGCGCGCCGCCGCCCGCGCGCCCTACCTGCCGCTGATCGCGGTCGATCCCGCGACCACCCTGCCCGACACCGTGATCGCGTTCTTCCAGAAGAAGGGCCTGCCGGATCGCCTGGTGGCCCGGCTCAATGCGAGCCTGCGCGTTCGCGCGCTGCATGCGACCGTGATGCGTCGGCTGGTGCCGCCGGCCCCGGTCGCACTGACGGATATCGATCCGGTCGGCGAAGCCACCACGCTGCTGATCGGTCGCGGCGGCGCCTACCCGACGCTGTCGGTCGCGCTCGGCGAACGGGCCGGCGTGGTCGGCGCGCTCAGCATCGAGGCCGCGGCCAAGCATCTGTCCAACCGCGACATCGACGGCATCGTGCTGGCCGAGGGATTCACGCCGCGGGTGATGGACGCTTTCCTGACTGTTTTGACCGAGGATGTCCGCTTCCGCCCGCTGCCGGTGATCGTCACCTCGGGCGAGCTGACGCCGCGTTACGAACTGCCCAATCTCGAGATCGTCACGGCCGGGCCGACGCGGGTCGCCGACATGGCGTTGCCGATGATCCGGCAGCATGCCTTCGAGGCGCGGCTCGGCCGCATGCTCAAGGCGATCGACGCCAAGGGCCTGATCGATCCCCGCACCGGACTGCTGACCAAGGCCGCGTTCGAGCGCGATTTCGCGACCGCCGTCTACCACACCGCCGAGCGCGGCGGCGCGCTCTCGGTGGCGCGCTTCACCTTCGACAACGTGCAACCCCGCGCGCAATTCGACGGCGCGCGGATCATCAGCCGGCTGATGCGCCAGGCCGATTTCGGTGCCGTCTATGACGACCGCTCGCTCGTCGTGGCATTCGCCGGCACCGATTTGCGCAACGCGCAGGCGATCACGCGGCGATTGGCGAGCGTGATGCGCCATACCCAGAACGGCCGCCGCGACGTCAGAGCCGAGCCCGCCGTCAGCGTCGCAACGCTGCTGCCGGGCGATTCAACGATGTCGCTGCTTGGCCGCTTGTTCGGGACGCCGGAGCGCGCGGCCTCGTAA
- a CDS encoding ABC transporter substrate-binding protein yields MHGAPALAADFTHLPYANPDAPKGGRLVLSPREGTFDSLNPLIVRGLAVQQLRGYAYERGYVYESLLVRNNDEPFTLYGLLARSVETDDARSYVTFHIDPRARFSDGREVTADDVVFSLELLRDHGRPLHHQYYSKVAKTEVLDPLTVRFDFGGVADRELPMILGLMPILPRHATDVSRFEETTLAPPIGSGPYRVTAVKPGTSVTFTRNPDYWGRDLPVNRGLWNFDEIRLDYYRDANGQFEAFKRGLYDFRTEPEPLRWHDGYDFPAAKRGEVIREAIKIGTPQPSEFLVFNTRRPKFADVKVRQALLMLFDFEWINHNYYFGLYSRAGGYFAGSELSAYGRPADDRERELLKPYSSHIPPDILDGRYRLPATDGSGRDRTILRNALALLSEAGYALDGTVLKQRSTGTPLRIEILVTTREHERIALAYQRDLKRAGIDAAVRVVDAVQFEQRRVAFDFDMVPVRWDQSLSPGNEQWFYWGSQAADVPGTRNYMGARDPAIDATIAALLAARERPAFVSAVRALDRALTSGFYAIPLFNLGEQWIARWNRIERPSTTALTGYLPETWWEKPGAESK; encoded by the coding sequence ATGCACGGCGCCCCCGCGCTGGCGGCCGACTTCACCCATTTGCCCTATGCCAATCCGGACGCCCCGAAGGGCGGTCGGCTGGTCCTGAGCCCGCGAGAAGGCACCTTCGACAGCCTCAATCCGTTGATCGTCCGGGGCCTCGCCGTGCAGCAGCTGAGGGGCTACGCCTATGAGCGCGGCTATGTCTACGAAAGCCTGCTGGTGCGGAACAATGACGAGCCGTTCACGCTCTACGGCCTGCTTGCCCGCAGCGTCGAGACCGACGATGCCAGAAGCTATGTGACATTCCATATCGACCCGCGGGCACGCTTCTCCGACGGACGCGAGGTCACCGCCGACGACGTGGTGTTCTCGCTCGAGTTGCTGCGCGATCACGGCCGTCCGCTGCATCACCAGTATTATTCGAAAGTCGCAAAGACCGAGGTGCTCGACCCGCTCACGGTGCGATTCGATTTCGGCGGTGTCGCGGATCGCGAATTGCCGATGATTCTGGGCCTGATGCCGATCCTGCCGCGTCATGCCACCGACGTCTCCAGGTTCGAGGAGACCACCCTGGCGCCGCCGATCGGCTCGGGCCCGTATCGCGTGACGGCGGTCAAGCCCGGCACCAGCGTGACCTTCACCCGCAATCCCGATTACTGGGGACGCGACCTGCCGGTGAACCGCGGCCTGTGGAATTTCGACGAGATCAGGCTCGACTATTACCGCGACGCCAACGGCCAGTTCGAGGCATTCAAGCGTGGCCTCTATGACTTCAGGACCGAGCCCGAACCGCTGCGCTGGCACGATGGCTACGATTTCCCCGCAGCGAAACGCGGTGAGGTGATCCGCGAGGCCATCAAGATCGGCACGCCGCAACCGTCCGAATTCCTGGTGTTCAACACCAGGCGGCCGAAATTTGCCGACGTCAAAGTGCGCCAGGCACTGCTGATGCTGTTCGACTTCGAATGGATCAACCACAATTACTATTTCGGACTCTATTCGCGCGCCGGCGGCTATTTCGCGGGCTCGGAATTGTCCGCCTATGGCCGCCCCGCCGACGACCGCGAGCGCGAACTGCTCAAGCCGTATTCGTCGCACATCCCGCCCGACATCCTCGATGGCCGCTATCGCCTGCCCGCCACCGACGGCTCAGGCCGCGACCGCACCATCCTTCGCAACGCGCTCGCGCTGTTGTCCGAGGCCGGCTACGCGCTCGACGGCACCGTGCTGAAGCAGCGCTCGACCGGAACGCCGCTGCGGATCGAGATCCTGGTGACGACACGCGAGCATGAGCGGATCGCCCTCGCCTACCAGCGCGACCTGAAGCGCGCCGGCATCGACGCCGCGGTGCGGGTGGTCGATGCGGTGCAGTTCGAGCAGCGCCGGGTTGCCTTTGATTTCGACATGGTCCCTGTTCGCTGGGACCAGTCGCTGTCGCCAGGCAACGAGCAGTGGTTCTACTGGGGCAGCCAGGCGGCCGACGTGCCGGGCACCCGCAACTACATGGGCGCCAGGGATCCGGCCATCGACGCCACGATTGCCGCCCTGCTGGCGGCGCGGGAGCGGCCGGCCTTCGTCTCGGCGGTGCGGGCGCTGGACCGGGCCCTGACGTCGGGCTTCTACGCTATCCCCCTATTTAACTTGGGAGAGCAATGGATCGCGCGCTGGAATCGGATAGAACGGCCTTCGACCACGGCGCTGACGGGCTACCTGCCGGAGACTTGGTGGGAGAAGCCCGGCGCGGAATCCAAATAG
- a CDS encoding acyl--CoA ligase has translation MNQSITSPTLDTLFKRTLARQPEALALVDPLNKQRVTGQTRKRLTYAQADRAISAIAAHFVEIGLPANTVIAVQLPGTIEFVLTVLAAHRVGLVVVPLPLLWRQAELTSVLNRTAARAIVTCSRIDGISYADLAMNAAAEAFSIRHVCGFGTDLPEGMSSLDQAILEDSRTSRPMIQDGRKPALISFDVTSDGFRPVPRAHFSLIAGGLAMSLESDLAQGATIMSAFAPMSFAGICSSLVTWLLSGGTLVMHHPFDEDAFEAQFNDHACDTLIAPAQLALRLDERGLSERLPSLRNVIGLWRMPEQVASSAHWISRRVTMTDVYLFGEAGLFGARRTGEDGSPAPIKPGPHSAPREAPSASIAGEVLLTPKGTLGLRGPMVPVAAYAPSSPPAESLIAPAPRDYVDTEYAARLDRTTGAINITAPPSGVMTVGGYRFLAEELQEWSRRLGQGALLTALPDRLSGHRLAGRAQDNARARDALTELGLNPLMVEAFRDRSGTGMP, from the coding sequence GTGAACCAGTCGATCACCTCGCCCACCCTCGATACGCTGTTCAAGCGCACCCTGGCGCGGCAGCCCGAGGCGCTGGCGCTGGTCGACCCGCTCAACAAGCAACGCGTCACCGGACAGACCCGCAAGCGCCTGACCTATGCGCAGGCCGACCGCGCGATCTCGGCGATCGCCGCCCATTTCGTCGAGATCGGATTGCCGGCCAATACAGTGATCGCGGTTCAGCTTCCCGGCACGATCGAATTTGTCTTGACGGTGCTCGCCGCCCATCGGGTCGGCCTCGTGGTGGTGCCGTTGCCGCTGCTGTGGCGGCAGGCCGAGCTGACCTCCGTGCTCAACCGCACCGCGGCGCGGGCGATCGTGACATGCAGCAGGATTGACGGCATCTCCTACGCCGACCTCGCCATGAACGCTGCGGCCGAGGCGTTCTCGATCCGCCATGTCTGCGGCTTCGGGACCGATCTGCCCGAAGGCATGTCGTCGCTCGATCAGGCCATTCTCGAGGACTCCCGGACCTCGCGCCCGATGATCCAGGACGGCCGCAAGCCGGCGCTGATCTCCTTCGACGTTACCAGCGATGGCTTTCGTCCGGTGCCGCGCGCGCATTTCAGCCTGATCGCCGGCGGGCTCGCGATGTCGCTCGAGAGCGACCTGGCGCAGGGCGCGACCATCATGTCGGCGTTTGCGCCGATGTCGTTTGCCGGCATCTGCTCGTCGCTGGTGACCTGGCTGCTGTCCGGCGGAACGCTCGTCATGCATCACCCGTTCGACGAGGACGCGTTCGAGGCCCAGTTCAACGATCACGCCTGCGACACGCTGATCGCGCCGGCGCAGCTCGCGCTGCGGCTCGACGAGCGCGGCCTGTCGGAGCGGCTGCCCAGCCTGCGCAACGTGATCGGTCTGTGGCGGATGCCGGAGCAGGTTGCCTCCAGCGCGCACTGGATCTCGCGGCGGGTGACCATGACCGACGTCTATCTGTTCGGCGAGGCCGGGCTGTTCGGCGCCCGCCGTACCGGCGAGGACGGATCGCCGGCCCCGATCAAGCCCGGTCCGCACAGCGCGCCACGTGAAGCTCCCAGCGCATCGATCGCCGGCGAGGTCCTGCTGACCCCGAAGGGCACGCTCGGCCTGCGCGGCCCGATGGTGCCGGTCGCGGCCTATGCGCCTTCGTCGCCGCCGGCCGAAAGCCTGATCGCGCCGGCGCCACGGGATTACGTCGACACCGAATATGCCGCCCGGCTCGACCGCACGACCGGCGCCATCAACATCACCGCCCCGCCGTCGGGGGTCATGACGGTCGGCGGCTACCGCTTCCTGGCCGAGGAGTTGCAGGAATGGTCGCGCCGGCTCGGCCAGGGCGCGCTGTTGACGGCTTTGCCGGACCGCCTCAGCGGCCACCGCCTGGCCGGACGGGCGCAGGACAATGCGCGGGCCCGCGACGCCCTGACAGAACTTGGGCTTAACCCGTTGATGGTCGAAGCATTTCGCGACCGCAGCGGCACCGGAATGCCTTAA
- a CDS encoding MFS transporter, with product MSQQVSKQRREPLSRPRNEALQAGSRASADGRVDQDNVPGAFHPGIVHLALAMGGFAIGIAEFATMSLLPFFAHDLHVSEPQAGQAISAYALGVVVGAPVIAVLSARMTRRTLLIALMGFFALMNGLSGLAPDYHTMLVLRFLAGLPHGAYFGIAMLVAASLVPTDKRTAAVGRVLLGLTIATTIGVPLANGVGQAIGWRWAFAIVAGLALLTAILVLLFAPRDVANSNASPLRELSALGRKHVWLTLAIGAIGFGGLFSVYTYLASTMLAVTHTSPALVPVTLCVFGAGLTAGNIIVPRFADRALMATAGGLLLWSAATLALYPLAALNFWTLSADVFLIGLGGALATVLQTRLMDVAGEAQSLAASLNHSAFNTANALGPWLGGMAVAAGYGWTSTGLVGAGLALAGFVVWAVAAALAKRDGI from the coding sequence ATGTCCCAGCAAGTCAGCAAGCAGCGGCGGGAACCGCTCTCCCGGCCGAGGAACGAGGCTTTGCAGGCGGGCAGCCGGGCTTCGGCCGATGGCCGCGTCGACCAGGACAATGTTCCCGGCGCGTTTCATCCGGGCATCGTCCACCTCGCGCTGGCGATGGGCGGCTTCGCGATCGGCATCGCCGAATTCGCGACCATGAGCCTGCTGCCGTTTTTCGCCCACGACCTGCATGTCAGCGAGCCGCAGGCGGGCCAGGCGATCAGCGCCTACGCGCTCGGCGTCGTGGTGGGCGCGCCTGTCATCGCCGTGCTGTCGGCGCGCATGACGCGGCGGACGCTGCTGATAGCGCTGATGGGCTTCTTCGCGCTGATGAACGGCCTGTCGGGGCTCGCGCCCGACTATCACACCATGCTGGTGCTGCGCTTCCTCGCCGGGCTGCCGCATGGCGCCTATTTCGGCATCGCCATGCTGGTCGCGGCCTCGCTGGTGCCGACGGACAAGCGCACGGCGGCGGTCGGCCGCGTCCTGCTCGGCCTCACCATTGCGACGACGATCGGCGTGCCGCTCGCCAACGGGGTGGGGCAGGCGATCGGCTGGCGCTGGGCGTTTGCGATCGTCGCGGGCCTCGCGCTGCTCACCGCCATCCTGGTTCTGCTGTTCGCGCCGCGCGACGTCGCCAACAGCAATGCGAGCCCGCTGCGCGAGCTGTCCGCGCTCGGGCGCAAGCATGTCTGGCTGACGCTGGCGATCGGCGCGATCGGCTTCGGCGGGCTATTCTCGGTCTACACCTATCTCGCCTCGACCATGCTGGCGGTGACGCACACCTCGCCGGCGCTGGTGCCGGTGACGCTCTGCGTGTTCGGTGCCGGCCTGACCGCCGGCAACATCATCGTGCCGCGCTTTGCCGACCGTGCGCTGATGGCGACCGCGGGCGGGCTGTTGCTGTGGTCGGCGGCCACGCTGGCGCTGTATCCGCTGGCGGCACTGAATTTCTGGACGCTGAGTGCGGACGTCTTCCTGATCGGACTCGGCGGCGCGCTCGCCACCGTGTTGCAGACCCGCCTGATGGACGTCGCGGGCGAGGCGCAGAGCCTCGCTGCATCGCTCAACCATTCCGCATTCAACACCGCAAACGCGCTGGGGCCGTGGCTCGGCGGAATGGCGGTTGCGGCCGGCTACGGCTGGACCTCGACCGGGCTGGTCGGCGCCGGATTGGCGCTGGCGGGGTTCGTGGTCTGGGCGGTCGCGGCAGCGCTGGCCAAACGTGACGGGATATGA